A genomic region of Gemmata massiliana contains the following coding sequences:
- a CDS encoding sigma-70 family RNA polymerase sigma factor: MTAADQDAFAELVRRHGPMVLGVCRRAARDSELADDAFQATFLTLARKAGGLTNPAAVASWLFGVARRVASKARRREAARGRLIRPSRAVPPSEPSPDWTDLLTALDDELARLPDRYRAPLLACYLDGRTQDEAARQLGWSQSTLRRRLDAARTLLKERMTARGATLGGGLIAGILSPTAAPAVSVPLTRAVADHAAGASPPPRVLALFGEANRTSARAALVLAGATLSAVLVWAAWSPGDRPPAGEKTAPLATASEKTEALAPVDTFGDPLPVDALARLGTVRFRDGAHVRAIAFAPDGKTVASAGFHARVHVWESATGKELLRFNGEDSRLPGFEVILGLAFSPDGKTLAMARINGSACLCEAATGRERHRLTGRAGWVAFAPDGKTVAYGPTNTDPDEPVFRLADVETGKELYALKERKGAVATGTFSPDGKTLAAADERGIHLFDPSTHRSALLGIDAGARFSSLTFSPDGKTLAAISHARRSLQLTEIPGGKTLWTAELPEGRLPHAPLFTSDGKAVATGHADGFVRFWDAKTGKKEREFRAHDDGIAVLALSPDGRTLATSSDSHDGGDHTMRLWEVATGKPYARAEAPDKDILELAFSPNGRQVASREDGAIRLWDAANGKMIARWPSGGPVAFTPDGQTVVRGGWDKVHFLDAASGKEVRHFAAHRNGIRCLVLDRAAKVIATSGNDERMYLWDFATGRLLHDLGAPQRTFVFRLALSPDGTTLASVQNGSIRLWDTATGKLVRELPEPRVTDATFSPDGKYLASAARAIERDRGVSVTRLREVATGKEVWVERGPGEDSCDSLVFSPDGRTLIGGGQHGKAVVVWEIATGRVRHRFNGHQAPVVCVAVSPDGRVIASGSADASALLWDATGQRARENPPAPLRADQLTAAWTDLAAPDAATAYRAVCALRSVPAQAVPLIEPRLKPVVPADAEKVAEAIGNLDHEQFAVRERATQDLERMGEAAEPALRKALVGNPSPEAVRRLEQLVARLQGRELWRRLRAIEVLEQVPGPEARKLLTALAEGAPKARLTTEARAALDRLDRK, translated from the coding sequence GTGACAGCCGCTGACCAGGACGCCTTCGCCGAACTGGTCCGCCGACACGGTCCGATGGTTCTTGGCGTCTGCCGCCGGGCCGCCCGCGACTCGGAACTCGCCGATGACGCCTTCCAAGCCACGTTTCTAACCCTCGCTCGTAAGGCCGGGGGACTGACTAATCCTGCGGCGGTCGCGAGTTGGTTGTTCGGGGTCGCTCGGCGGGTCGCGTCGAAGGCCCGCCGGCGGGAGGCCGCTCGGGGGCGTCTCATCCGCCCGTCGAGGGCCGTGCCCCCTTCAGAACCGTCCCCCGATTGGACCGACCTGCTCACGGCCCTCGACGACGAGTTGGCCCGCCTCCCAGACCGGTACCGCGCCCCGCTGCTGGCCTGCTACCTCGACGGCCGGACCCAGGACGAAGCGGCCCGGCAACTCGGGTGGAGCCAGAGCACGCTGCGGCGCCGGTTGGACGCGGCCCGGACGCTCCTGAAGGAGCGGATGACGGCTCGCGGGGCGACGCTCGGAGGCGGCTTGATCGCCGGCATCCTGTCTCCGACCGCGGCGCCCGCTGTGTCCGTGCCTCTCACCCGCGCGGTGGCCGATCACGCCGCCGGAGCGAGCCCGCCGCCCCGTGTCCTCGCGCTCTTCGGTGAGGCGAACCGGACGAGCGCGAGGGCGGCGCTCGTGCTGGCCGGGGCGACCTTGAGCGCGGTTCTGGTTTGGGCCGCGTGGTCCCCGGGCGACCGGCCCCCGGCGGGGGAGAAGACCGCTCCGCTTGCTACTGCTAGTGAGAAGACCGAGGCGCTGGCGCCCGTGGACACGTTCGGCGATCCGCTCCCGGTCGACGCCCTGGCACGCCTGGGAACGGTCCGGTTCCGGGACGGTGCGCACGTCCGCGCGATCGCCTTCGCCCCCGACGGCAAGACCGTGGCCTCGGCCGGTTTTCACGCGCGCGTCCACGTCTGGGAGTCCGCCACCGGAAAGGAACTTCTGCGGTTCAACGGCGAGGACTCGCGCCTCCCGGGGTTCGAGGTGATCCTCGGCTTGGCGTTCTCCCCGGACGGGAAAACCCTGGCAATGGCGCGGATCAACGGGTCGGCGTGCCTGTGCGAGGCGGCGACCGGTCGGGAGCGCCACCGATTGACCGGCCGGGCCGGGTGGGTGGCCTTCGCCCCCGACGGCAAGACGGTGGCATACGGACCCACGAACACGGACCCGGACGAGCCGGTGTTCCGATTGGCCGATGTGGAGACTGGCAAAGAACTGTACGCGCTCAAGGAGCGGAAGGGGGCCGTCGCGACGGGAACGTTCTCGCCCGACGGCAAGACCCTCGCGGCCGCGGACGAGCGAGGGATTCACCTGTTCGACCCGTCCACCCACCGGTCGGCGCTCCTAGGGATCGATGCAGGTGCGCGGTTCAGTTCGCTGACGTTCTCTCCGGACGGAAAGACCCTGGCCGCGATCAGTCACGCGCGCCGCAGCCTTCAATTAACCGAGATCCCAGGGGGGAAAACTCTCTGGACCGCGGAGCTCCCAGAGGGGCGCCTCCCGCACGCCCCCCTCTTTACTTCAGACGGCAAAGCCGTCGCCACCGGCCACGCCGACGGGTTCGTTCGGTTCTGGGACGCGAAGACCGGGAAGAAGGAACGAGAGTTCCGCGCCCACGACGACGGGATCGCGGTACTGGCCCTATCCCCGGACGGACGGACCCTGGCGACTTCGAGTGATTCCCATGACGGGGGCGACCACACGATGCGCTTGTGGGAGGTCGCGACCGGCAAGCCCTATGCCCGCGCCGAGGCCCCGGACAAGGACATCCTGGAGTTGGCGTTCTCGCCCAACGGTCGACAGGTGGCGAGCCGAGAGGACGGGGCGATCCGGCTTTGGGACGCGGCCAATGGGAAGATGATTGCCCGCTGGCCGAGTGGCGGCCCCGTGGCCTTCACCCCCGACGGGCAGACCGTCGTTCGCGGCGGCTGGGACAAGGTCCATTTCCTCGACGCGGCGAGCGGTAAGGAGGTCCGGCACTTCGCGGCCCACCGGAACGGGATCCGCTGTTTGGTGCTAGACCGTGCCGCTAAGGTGATTGCCACGTCGGGGAACGACGAGCGCATGTACCTCTGGGATTTCGCGACCGGCCGGCTCCTCCACGACCTCGGCGCGCCCCAACGGACCTTTGTGTTCCGGCTGGCGCTCTCGCCAGACGGGACGACTTTGGCGTCGGTCCAGAACGGCTCGATCCGGCTCTGGGACACGGCGACCGGCAAACTCGTCCGCGAGCTTCCGGAGCCGCGGGTCACGGACGCGACCTTCTCCCCGGACGGTAAATATCTCGCGTCCGCGGCGCGGGCGATCGAGCGCGACCGCGGGGTATCGGTCACCCGCTTGCGGGAGGTGGCGACCGGCAAAGAGGTGTGGGTGGAGCGCGGACCCGGAGAGGACTCGTGCGACAGTTTGGTTTTCTCGCCCGACGGGCGCACCCTGATCGGCGGCGGTCAGCACGGTAAGGCGGTGGTCGTGTGGGAAATCGCAACCGGCCGGGTCCGGCACCGCTTCAATGGGCACCAGGCTCCGGTGGTGTGTGTGGCCGTTTCGCCGGACGGTCGCGTGATCGCCTCGGGTAGCGCGGACGCATCCGCGCTGTTGTGGGACGCGACCGGTCAGCGCGCCCGCGAGAACCCACCGGCCCCACTCCGCGCCGATCAGCTTACCGCCGCGTGGACCGACCTGGCCGCGCCGGACGCCGCCACCGCGTACCGAGCCGTCTGCGCGCTCCGGTCCGTGCCGGCTCAAGCGGTTCCGCTGATCGAGCCGCGCCTGAAGCCCGTCGTCCCGGCGGATGCGGAGAAGGTTGCTGAGGCGATCGGCAACCTGGATCACGAACAGTTCGCGGTCCGGGAGCGAGCGACTCAGGATCTCGAACGGATGGGGGAGGCGGCCGAACCCGCGCTCCGGAAGGCACTGGTCGGCAACCCGTCACCGGAAGCCGTGCGGCGTCTGGAACAGCTCGTGGCCCGGCTCCAGGGGCGGGAACTGTGGCGCCGGCTTCGAGCTATAGAAGTGTTGGAGCAGGTGCCCGGCCCCGAAGCTCGTAAATTGCTGACCGCCCTGGCGGAGGGAGCACCGAAAGCGCGACTGACCACGGAAGCCCGCGCCGCGCTGGACCGGTTGGACCGGAAGTGA
- a CDS encoding TetR/AcrR family transcriptional regulator — MAAATRVIVTHGLGASTALIAQEAGISNGSLFTYFETKAELFNALYLELKTAMASAALEGLPVGAELREQVFHVWSNWMRWAASNSDKRRAVPKLAVSDDITPATRAAGHKTMGLVAELLERSRANGPMRTVPMGFVAAIMNALAEATMDFIAQDPANADKHSRVGFEAFWRVLN, encoded by the coding sequence ATGGCGGCAGCGACCCGCGTAATCGTTACCCACGGGCTCGGGGCCTCGACCGCACTGATCGCTCAAGAGGCGGGTATCTCGAACGGCTCGCTGTTCACCTACTTCGAGACCAAAGCCGAACTGTTCAACGCTCTTTATCTGGAACTGAAGACCGCGATGGCGTCCGCAGCCCTAGAGGGGCTGCCGGTCGGGGCCGAGCTTCGCGAACAGGTATTTCACGTCTGGTCGAATTGGATGCGCTGGGCCGCGTCCAATTCCGACAAACGGCGAGCGGTGCCAAAGCTCGCCGTGTCCGATGACATTACTCCCGCGACTCGCGCCGCTGGTCACAAAACGATGGGCCTCGTCGCCGAGTTGTTGGAGCGAAGTCGCGCGAACGGCCCCATGCGAACCGTTCCGATGGGTTTCGTGGCCGCAATCATGAACGCCCTCGCCGAGGCCACGATGGACTTCATCGCGCAAGATCCCGCCAACGCGGACAAGCACAGCCGGGTCGGTTTCGAGGCCTTTTGGCGCGTGCTGAATTGA
- a CDS encoding PQQ-binding-like beta-propeller repeat protein — protein sequence MSTTADAPVARGPARVWFGLLILASIAAAWIVTPWLAPRSLANMIAFVAAPLLGAGAAVGWWVFAARVRGPFRWAVPVLVLVPLVALAVTLHKGNELLVVVYGLVAALAVWLGWLAVSAPLPIAIRRNGLLVLLTGLWVVVGMLKVNGTDADIVPHLRWRWQLSDEERFLAERSSAAPAPADGKPVEVGPGDWPGFRGAKRDAVLTGTKLDPDWAARPPELVWKKRVGPGWGSFALAGGKLFTQEQRGPDETVVCYDAATGVEVWEFKTPGRFEESISGAGPRATPTVHGTKLYTQGANGQVHRLDAATGKLDWTADVVAAGGKLPQWGFAASPLVTNGLVILYAGGGTDRGTVAFKADTGELAWIAGNAKHGYTSAHPADLGGVSQVLVVSDYGLESFRPTDGAKLWEHTWPLGGGNRATQPLVLSDTDVMIGTGVGGDQGVRRLRVTKTGDTWDVKTVWSTRGARPYFNDGVVVGGHFYGFDDGRFCCVDLANGKQVWKDTAYGHGQVLALANQGLLLVQAESGAVALVEASPADFSELAKVPALTGKTWNHPVVAHGFLYVRNGQEAACFRLPTK from the coding sequence ATGAGTACGACCGCCGACGCCCCAGTCGCTCGCGGACCGGCCCGAGTCTGGTTCGGGTTACTGATTCTTGCCTCCATCGCAGCGGCCTGGATCGTGACGCCCTGGCTCGCGCCGCGGTCGCTGGCGAACATGATTGCCTTTGTCGCGGCGCCGTTGCTCGGCGCGGGCGCGGCCGTCGGCTGGTGGGTGTTCGCCGCGCGCGTGCGAGGGCCGTTCCGCTGGGCCGTCCCGGTACTGGTGCTCGTGCCACTCGTGGCGCTGGCGGTCACACTCCACAAGGGCAACGAGTTACTCGTGGTGGTCTACGGCCTGGTCGCGGCGCTCGCGGTGTGGCTCGGCTGGCTCGCCGTGAGTGCGCCGCTCCCCATCGCGATCCGGCGGAACGGCCTACTCGTCCTCCTCACCGGGTTGTGGGTCGTCGTCGGAATGCTGAAGGTCAACGGCACCGACGCGGACATCGTCCCGCACCTGCGCTGGCGCTGGCAACTATCGGACGAGGAGCGGTTCCTCGCCGAGAGGTCGTCCGCGGCCCCGGCGCCGGCGGACGGGAAGCCGGTGGAGGTCGGTCCGGGCGACTGGCCCGGGTTCCGCGGGGCGAAGCGCGACGCGGTGCTGACCGGCACGAAACTCGACCCGGACTGGGCGGCGCGCCCCCCCGAGTTGGTGTGGAAGAAGCGCGTCGGACCCGGGTGGGGGTCGTTCGCACTGGCGGGCGGGAAGCTGTTCACGCAGGAGCAGCGCGGGCCGGACGAGACGGTCGTCTGCTACGACGCAGCGACCGGCGTCGAGGTGTGGGAGTTCAAGACGCCCGGTCGGTTCGAGGAGTCGATCTCCGGGGCCGGCCCGCGCGCGACGCCGACGGTACATGGCACGAAGTTGTACACCCAGGGAGCGAACGGGCAAGTCCACCGGCTCGACGCCGCGACCGGCAAACTCGACTGGACGGCCGACGTGGTCGCGGCCGGCGGGAAGCTGCCGCAATGGGGCTTCGCCGCGTCTCCGCTGGTAACCAACGGCCTGGTGATCTTGTACGCCGGGGGCGGGACCGATAGGGGAACTGTCGCGTTCAAGGCCGATACCGGCGAGCTCGCCTGGATCGCGGGGAACGCCAAACACGGCTACACCTCCGCTCACCCGGCCGACCTCGGCGGCGTATCGCAAGTGCTGGTCGTGTCCGACTACGGTCTCGAATCCTTCCGCCCGACCGACGGCGCGAAGCTGTGGGAACACACCTGGCCCCTCGGGGGCGGGAACCGTGCGACGCAGCCGCTAGTTCTGTCGGATACGGACGTGATGATCGGCACCGGGGTCGGCGGGGACCAGGGTGTGCGACGGCTCCGGGTAACAAAGACGGGCGACACCTGGGACGTCAAGACCGTGTGGAGCACGCGGGGGGCGCGACCGTACTTCAACGACGGCGTGGTCGTCGGCGGGCACTTCTACGGGTTCGACGACGGCCGGTTCTGTTGCGTCGACCTGGCGAACGGCAAGCAGGTGTGGAAAGACACTGCCTACGGCCACGGGCAGGTGCTCGCGCTGGCGAACCAGGGGCTGTTGCTGGTGCAGGCCGAAAGCGGGGCGGTGGCGCTGGTGGAGGCGAGCCCGGCCGACTTCAGCGAACTGGCGAAGGTGCCGGCCCTGACCGGCAAGACTTGGAACCACCCCGTTGTGGCACACGGCTTCCTGTACGTCCGGAACGGCCAGGAGGCCGCGTGCTTCCGCCTACCAACGAAGTGA
- a CDS encoding M56 family metallopeptidase, with product MVVVDAMLGNAAVAIVLALVALVIGRVCRSPSVRHAAWLLVPLKLLTPPLVPVPLPVLPTAWGAPAEAPTIRAVIAAPTHAVAVPAEAADAPGSWERLRPHGTAEWGIAVWVTGALTWFAWQGRRVLRFRRRVLRACAAPPEIAAAAARVATALGIARPPAVKTTTGIGSPMLWGWGRGAVVLFPRELLARLSADARDTLLAHELAHYLRRDHWVRVLEFVASGLYWWHPAVWFARRGTEAAEEECCDAWVVCGLAASPRRYAEALLATVDFEAELRRPCLPPGACAAGHDARLLRRRLAALLHAERPSRLRGGVGVWAVVAAALLARPVLLAARPESPGAVPAPSVATAPGGAPLTPPPAHKKSPAEPRAWAMTAAPGGAVTVLARDSEVLLRFADGSSRVLGPGRPLAVAFAPGGQRLASAGPGPLVRVWDERGNLVATERTTTAARSVAYTPDGAALLVLDAAGEITLRDPRTLAVVAEWYVAGAANSCCVAPDGKTVAVSFGSWLAEDGWVELWSVAERRKVATVRAAAPVGAVRFSRDGRALVVGCWSGRIEWHALPSGTLVAERQLCKDLVANTVFSPDAAALPLEPPPEPPPISDLVPFTGISRER from the coding sequence GTGGTTGTTGTTGACGCGATGCTCGGCAACGCCGCAGTCGCCATCGTGCTGGCACTCGTGGCCCTGGTGATCGGGCGCGTGTGCCGCTCGCCGAGCGTGCGCCACGCGGCGTGGTTGCTCGTGCCGTTGAAACTCCTCACCCCCCCGTTGGTCCCCGTTCCTCTGCCGGTCCTGCCGACGGCTTGGGGCGCGCCCGCCGAGGCACCCACCATTCGTGCCGTGATCGCGGCCCCTACGCATGCAGTAGCGGTCCCGGCCGAGGCTGCGGATGCGCCCGGTTCGTGGGAACGTTTGAGGCCGCACGGGACCGCCGAGTGGGGCATCGCGGTGTGGGTAACTGGAGCGCTAACGTGGTTCGCGTGGCAGGGGCGGCGGGTGCTCCGTTTCCGGCGCCGGGTGCTGCGCGCCTGCGCCGCGCCGCCGGAAATCGCTGCCGCCGCCGCCCGCGTTGCCACGGCGCTGGGGATCGCCCGGCCGCCGGCGGTGAAGACTACAACCGGGATCGGGTCGCCGATGTTGTGGGGGTGGGGGCGCGGCGCGGTCGTGCTGTTCCCGCGCGAGTTACTCGCGCGCCTGTCGGCCGACGCCCGCGACACGCTGCTGGCGCACGAACTGGCCCATTACCTCCGCCGCGATCACTGGGTGCGCGTGCTGGAGTTCGTCGCCTCCGGGCTGTACTGGTGGCACCCGGCGGTGTGGTTTGCGCGGCGCGGCACCGAGGCTGCGGAAGAGGAGTGCTGCGACGCATGGGTGGTCTGTGGCCTCGCGGCGTCGCCGCGCAGGTACGCCGAAGCGCTACTCGCGACCGTGGATTTCGAGGCCGAGTTGCGGCGCCCGTGCCTCCCGCCGGGGGCGTGCGCGGCCGGGCACGACGCGCGCCTGCTCCGCCGCCGGTTGGCCGCGCTCCTCCACGCGGAGCGCCCGAGTCGGCTCCGTGGCGGCGTCGGCGTCTGGGCGGTGGTCGCGGCCGCTCTCTTAGCGCGCCCCGTGCTCCTAGCCGCACGTCCGGAATCGCCCGGCGCGGTGCCCGCCCCGTCGGTCGCCACCGCGCCGGGGGGGGCGCCGCTCACGCCCCCTCCAGCGCACAAGAAGTCGCCGGCCGAACCACGGGCCTGGGCGATGACCGCGGCGCCGGGCGGGGCTGTGACCGTACTCGCCAGAGACAGCGAAGTGCTCCTGCGGTTCGCCGACGGGTCGAGCCGCGTCCTCGGTCCCGGTCGGCCGCTGGCGGTAGCGTTCGCCCCCGGCGGGCAGCGGCTCGCCAGCGCCGGCCCCGGTCCGCTCGTGCGCGTCTGGGACGAGCGCGGGAACTTGGTCGCGACCGAACGCACTACGACCGCGGCACGGTCGGTCGCGTACACACCGGACGGAGCCGCGCTGCTCGTCCTCGACGCGGCCGGCGAGATCACGCTCCGCGACCCTCGGACGCTCGCGGTTGTGGCGGAGTGGTACGTCGCCGGGGCCGCGAATAGTTGTTGCGTCGCCCCGGACGGCAAGACGGTCGCGGTGTCGTTCGGCTCGTGGCTGGCCGAGGACGGGTGGGTGGAACTGTGGTCGGTCGCGGAGCGGCGCAAGGTCGCCACCGTCCGCGCGGCGGCCCCGGTCGGGGCGGTGCGGTTCTCGCGGGACGGCCGGGCGCTCGTCGTGGGGTGCTGGAGCGGCCGGATCGAGTGGCACGCGCTGCCCAGCGGAACGCTCGTCGCCGAGCGGCAACTGTGTAAAGACCTCGTCGCGAACACGGTGTTCTCGCCCGACGCCGCCGCACTACCGCTCGAGCCCCCGCCCGAACCACCGCCGATTTCGGACCTCGTACCTTTCACCGGTATCAGTCGCGAACGATAG
- a CDS encoding glutamine amidotransferase produces MTLSPDPNLSFSPVWAVLPWLAGAVALLTVVWLRGAAALPRSRHWALWACRAGVLGALAVIVVNPVHVAVTPAAAHRPEVHVLLDASQSMKLGAPETRWQEATALLRAALEKQEGHADVRVHRFGERLVAVDPALLRTGDLPPPADADSQLLSAFRQLGGRLGREAPAAVIVASDGRVRDPDKLGEMAAPWKKMQVPVHVVPVGRAAAGGDVAVVAAVAPAKARKQAQVTVDVFLRSFGFAGRRAELQLQALADNGTVRRTLTALPVTLRDGVQPLTVAFRMEPDIKKLRLHLPPPAGDLAPANNDFPVEIELDRTKIRVLVLDGSDAPGSVPRPGRPFDEFADDSDAPYAPLRDALLADPDVQCTVYHVTAGGEPRRVLSRETAHLGPAFPRSAAELLAYDALVLSNAPRAALSDEVLGWVEEWIGKRGGGLLMAGGPRAFGGGAWQGTAVERMLPVEFTAAPDWDATPASPEPTGADLHPIWRLFDDERATRVALKALPESAGRNTWTRVKPQSGTVLGAQKGGGAPLLAVGVYGRGRTMALAAPLTAAWAPQFARAWGEAGDNRHFAKFARNAIYWLTEDSAIGRRRLVASTDKRYYRPGETVSLSAQTFDESATRTGRYRVVALLEPKQLDGAELPASVVKWPAGRPRAPGESGPLVGWGEEIELHLDPETKEHTLPLPLVEALTAGSSGQAFKLELTAYEGGTQIDSSSLDVQVLSDPHEAQNPLPDREFLKALAAATGGRELTDAAALAGALQALSVPGGPEDVRRTPLWSREWLLGALLGLLAVEWFVRRWLGLA; encoded by the coding sequence ATGACCTTGTCACCGGACCCGAACTTGAGCTTCAGCCCGGTGTGGGCGGTGCTGCCGTGGCTCGCCGGCGCGGTCGCACTGCTCACGGTCGTGTGGCTGCGCGGAGCGGCGGCGCTGCCCCGCAGCCGCCACTGGGCGCTGTGGGCGTGCCGCGCCGGTGTGCTCGGGGCGCTGGCCGTTATCGTGGTCAACCCGGTTCACGTCGCGGTCACCCCCGCGGCCGCGCACCGGCCCGAAGTTCACGTTCTGCTCGACGCTTCGCAGAGCATGAAGCTCGGCGCGCCCGAAACCCGTTGGCAGGAGGCGACCGCTCTGTTGCGTGCGGCGCTCGAGAAGCAAGAGGGGCATGCGGACGTGCGCGTCCACCGGTTCGGTGAGCGGCTCGTCGCGGTCGACCCGGCCCTGCTCCGGACGGGCGACCTGCCGCCGCCCGCGGACGCCGACTCGCAACTGCTGTCCGCGTTCCGGCAACTCGGAGGGCGGCTCGGGCGCGAGGCGCCGGCGGCGGTGATCGTCGCGTCCGACGGCCGGGTGCGCGATCCAGACAAACTCGGCGAGATGGCCGCCCCGTGGAAGAAGATGCAGGTGCCCGTTCACGTTGTGCCCGTCGGCCGCGCCGCCGCCGGCGGGGACGTGGCCGTCGTCGCGGCCGTCGCCCCGGCCAAAGCGCGGAAGCAAGCCCAGGTGACGGTCGACGTGTTCCTCCGGTCGTTCGGGTTTGCGGGGCGCCGCGCGGAACTCCAACTCCAGGCGCTGGCTGACAACGGTACCGTCCGGCGCACGCTCACAGCGCTCCCGGTCACGCTCCGGGACGGCGTCCAGCCACTGACGGTGGCGTTCCGCATGGAGCCCGACATCAAGAAGCTGCGCCTGCACCTGCCGCCCCCGGCCGGCGACCTGGCACCGGCGAACAACGACTTCCCGGTGGAAATCGAACTCGACCGCACGAAGATCCGCGTGCTGGTGCTCGACGGCTCCGACGCGCCCGGGAGCGTGCCGCGCCCCGGGCGGCCGTTCGACGAGTTCGCCGACGATTCCGATGCCCCATACGCCCCACTCCGCGACGCTCTCCTCGCCGACCCGGACGTGCAATGTACCGTGTACCACGTCACCGCGGGCGGCGAACCGCGGCGCGTCCTCAGTCGAGAAACCGCCCATCTCGGCCCGGCGTTCCCCAGGTCCGCCGCCGAACTGCTCGCCTACGACGCGCTCGTGCTGTCGAACGCGCCCCGCGCGGCGCTGTCCGACGAGGTACTGGGATGGGTGGAAGAGTGGATCGGTAAGCGGGGCGGCGGGCTGCTGATGGCCGGTGGCCCGCGGGCGTTCGGGGGCGGCGCGTGGCAGGGCACCGCGGTCGAGCGGATGCTGCCCGTCGAGTTTACCGCCGCGCCGGACTGGGACGCGACCCCCGCGAGCCCCGAACCGACCGGGGCCGACCTGCACCCGATCTGGCGGCTGTTCGATGACGAGCGCGCGACGCGGGTGGCGCTGAAGGCGCTCCCCGAGTCCGCCGGCCGCAACACCTGGACGCGGGTGAAGCCGCAGTCTGGCACCGTCCTGGGCGCCCAGAAGGGTGGTGGAGCGCCGCTCCTGGCGGTCGGGGTGTACGGCCGGGGGCGGACGATGGCGCTGGCCGCGCCGCTCACGGCCGCGTGGGCGCCACAGTTCGCCCGGGCGTGGGGCGAAGCGGGGGACAACCGCCACTTCGCCAAGTTCGCGCGTAACGCGATCTACTGGCTGACGGAAGATTCCGCGATCGGCCGGCGGCGGCTGGTCGCGAGCACCGACAAACGGTACTACCGCCCCGGCGAGACGGTGTCACTGTCGGCGCAGACGTTCGACGAATCGGCCACGCGGACCGGCCGCTACCGCGTGGTCGCGCTGCTAGAACCGAAACAACTCGACGGCGCCGAACTGCCCGCGAGCGTGGTAAAATGGCCCGCGGGGCGCCCCCGGGCGCCGGGCGAGTCCGGGCCGCTGGTCGGGTGGGGCGAAGAGATCGAACTGCACCTCGACCCGGAGACGAAGGAGCACACGCTGCCCCTCCCGTTGGTCGAAGCGCTGACCGCCGGGTCGTCCGGACAGGCGTTCAAGCTGGAACTGACCGCCTACGAGGGCGGGACGCAGATCGACAGCAGCTCGCTCGACGTGCAGGTGTTGAGCGACCCGCACGAGGCGCAGAACCCGCTGCCGGATCGCGAGTTCCTGAAAGCCCTCGCCGCGGCCACCGGCGGGCGCGAGTTGACCGACGCGGCGGCGCTAGCCGGTGCGCTGCAAGCGCTGTCGGTACCGGGCGGGCCGGAGGACGTTCGCCGCACACCGCTCTGGAGCCGCGAGTGGCTCCTCGGCGCGCTGTTGGGGCTGCTGGCGGTGGAGTGGTTCGTGCGACGGTGGCTCGGGCTGGCTTGA
- a CDS encoding BlaI/MecI/CopY family transcriptional regulator, with the protein MGRAAREITETELSLLNELWQRQSATVQELTEVLYGNTAAPLLATVRKLLDRLEGEGCVGRDRTKWPHHYFAVLKREELAGKRLQAAADELYEGDLAPLLTHLVKSQKLTAGDREALRKMLDEMDGGSGSRKS; encoded by the coding sequence ATGGGACGGGCGGCGCGAGAAATCACCGAGACGGAACTGTCGCTGCTGAACGAGCTGTGGCAGCGGCAGTCGGCGACGGTGCAGGAACTGACCGAGGTGCTGTACGGGAACACCGCCGCGCCGCTCCTGGCCACGGTCCGCAAGTTGCTCGACCGCCTCGAGGGAGAGGGCTGCGTCGGCCGCGACCGGACCAAGTGGCCGCACCACTACTTCGCCGTGCTGAAGCGCGAGGAACTGGCCGGCAAGCGGCTCCAGGCCGCCGCCGACGAACTGTACGAGGGCGACTTGGCGCCGCTGCTGACGCACCTCGTCAAGTCGCAGAAATTGACCGCGGGGGACCGCGAGGCGCTCCGCAAGATGCTCGACGAGATGGACGGCGGTTCCGGCAGCCGCAAGAGCTAA